In a genomic window of Panthera tigris isolate Pti1 chromosome D4, P.tigris_Pti1_mat1.1, whole genome shotgun sequence:
- the S1PR3 gene encoding sphingosine 1-phosphate receptor 3: protein MAASVLAPRPRPSPGNETLHQHYNYVGKLEGRLKEAPEGSTLTTVLFLVICSFIVLENLMVLIAIWRNNKFHNRMYFFIGNLALCDLLAGIAYKVNILMSGKRTLSLSPTVWFLREGSMFVALGASTCSLLAIAIERHLTMIKMRPYDANKKHRVFLLIGMCWLIALSLGALPILGWNCVHDLPDCSTILPLYSKKYIAFCISIFMAILVTIVILYARIYFLVKSSSRRVASPHNSERSMALLRTVVIVVSVFIACWSPLFILFLVDVACRVKECAVLFKAQWFIMLAVLNSAMNPVIYTLASKEMRRAFFRLVCTCLVRGRGAHSSPTQPALDPSRSKSSGSNNSSPSPKSKEDPPQRVASPCITDGNKTLQNGILCK from the coding sequence ATGGCGGCCTCGGTCCTCGCGCCGCGCCCCAGGCCCTCCCCCGGGAACGAGACCCTGCACCAGCACTACAACTACGTGGGCAAGCTGGAGGGCAGGCTGAAGGAGGCCCCCGAGGGCAGCACGCTGACCACCGTGCTGTTCCTGGTCATTTGCAGCTTCATCGTGCTGGAGAACCTCATGGTTTTGATCGCCATCTGGAGAAACAATAAGTTCCACAACCGCATGTACTTCTTCATCGGCAACCTGGCCCTCTGTGACCTGCTGGCCGGCATCGCCTACAAGGTCAACATCCTGATGTCGGGCAAGCGGACGCTGAGCCTGTCCCCGACGGTCTGGTTCCTGCGGGAAGGAAGCATGTTTGTGGCCCTCGGGGCGTCCACCTGCAGCTTGCTGGCCATCGCCATCGAGCGGCACCTGACGATGATCAAGATGCGGCCGTACGACGCCAACAAGAAGCACCGCGTGTTTCTTCTGATCGGGATGTGCTGGCTCATCGCGCTCTCGCTGGGCGCCTTGCCCATCCTGGGCTGGAACTGTGTGCACGACCTCCCCGACTGTTCCACCATCCTGCCCCTCTACTCCAAGAAGTACATCGCGTTCTGTATCAGCATCTTCATGGCCATCCTGGTGACCATCGTCATCCTGTACGCCCGCATCTACTTCCTGGTGAAGTCCAGCAGCCGCAGGGTGGCCAGCCCCCACAACTCGGAGCGCTCCATGGCCCTGCTGCGGACCGTGGTCATCGTGGTGAGCGTGTTCATCGCCTGCTGGTCCCCACTCTTCATCCTCTTCCTCGTCGACGTGGCCTGCAGGGTGAAGGAGTGCGCCGTCCTGTTCAAGGCCCAGTGGTTCATCATGCTGGCCGTGCTCAACTCCGCCATGAACCCCGTCATCTACACGCTGGCCAGCAAGGAGATGCGGCGGGCTTTCTTCCGGCTGGTCTGCACCTGCCTGGTCCGGGGCCGTGGCGCCCACTCCTCGCCCACCCAGCCTGCCCTGGATCCCAGCAGAAGCAAGTCCAGCGGCAGCAACAACAGCAGCCCCTCGCCAAAGAGCAAGGAAGACCCTCCCCAGAGAGTCGCCTCACCCTGCATCACCGACGGAAACAAAACCCTGCAGAACGGGATTCTCTGCAAGTGA